The DNA segment CATCCTGATAGGCCTCACCATTGTGATAGCCATTTTTACCAAAAAGCAACTGATCTGCTTCATTCTGATAAATCCATAACAACTGTCCGGCATAGGTTAACTCGTTCTGCACCGCACTTTGCTTTTTTACCAGCAGCATAAACAGTAAAAGAGGAACAACCAGCAAACCTGTAAGAACTGGATTAAAACCAATATTGATGATGAGGGCAATGATCAGAATTTCGGCGATAAACAGCCCTAAACGGGAAAAGGAGATCTTATTTAACTTCTTTTTAAGATCTATAATGCGGCTTTCCTGTGTTTTAATGTTATTTTGGTAGTCGTTTAAAATACTATCTTTTGTTTTTACCATTATCTTTGGATGTGCTCTAAATGGGTAAATATAGGGATTAGAATATACACTTAATGAAAATTACATTACTGGTTGTTGGAAAAACCGAAGATAAATACCTGATCGAAGGGATTGATAAATATTTAAAGCGGCTAAAGCACTATATCGGGTTTAACCTGGTGGTAATTCCAGATGTCAAGAATACTAAAAACCTGACGGAAGCCCAGCAGAAAACAAAGGAAGCGGAGCTGATTTTAAAGCAGGTCAGTAATTTGGATACGGTCATCCTTATGGATGAGAAAGGAAAGAAATACACTTCTGTCTTATTCTCCAATTACCTGAATAAACAAATGATCGGCAGTGTGCAGCACCTTGTCTTTATCATTGGTGGTCCTTATGGTTTTGATGAAACAGTATACCAAAGGGCAAATGGGAGCATGTCTTTGTCTGACATGACCTTTTCTCACCAAATGGTGCGTTTATTCTTTGTGGAGCAACTTTACCGGGCATTCAGTATTTTAAAAGGCGAACCTTATCACCACGAATAAAATGTACTGGGTTTGTGGAAAACCAATACAAACATCATCATCTATAAAAAAGGAGTTATTATGCAATTGCCAAGTGATTTTAAAAGAGAGTACAAATTTAGAAGCGACAAGAAACGGGACCGCCTGAGTTATATTATTGCTATAGTAGTGTCCATCATTGCCTTCATTCTGATCTGGTTTTTTCTCTAAATAAAAAGCCGGACCTCAGGAGATCCGGCTTTTATATACCTGATGAAGTTTCTAAACTCCTTTTTTGCTGGTCATATTGGCTTTCTTAGCCGGCTGAGCAGTTTTGCTTGGCGCTTTTGCATTAGATGGCTTTGGAGTTGCTTTAGGCTTCTTCTCTACCTTATCTTCTGCTTTTACACCTTCATGATCTACCGCTTCTTTAGGTGCCTCTTCACTGAAAAGTGGCATATCTTTTAACAAATGGTACCATGAAACGATTTTCTTCATATCCGAAGTATATACTTTCTCCTGGTCGTGACCCGGAGCAACTTCTAAGAAAAACGCTTTCAATTCTTTTACATCAGCTTTTGCATCAGGAACGTTTCCTTTAGCCGCAACGATATTGGCTAAAACATCCAATAGCTTCAAATCGTCGTCCTCGCCATATACGGTAATATCTTCTAATGACGCAAGTTTAGTTGTAGTAATATTAGCTACAATTTTAACCTTTTGAGCATC comes from the Pedobacter sp. FW305-3-2-15-E-R2A2 genome and includes:
- the rlmH gene encoding 23S rRNA (pseudouridine(1915)-N(3))-methyltransferase RlmH codes for the protein MKITLLVVGKTEDKYLIEGIDKYLKRLKHYIGFNLVVIPDVKNTKNLTEAQQKTKEAELILKQVSNLDTVILMDEKGKKYTSVLFSNYLNKQMIGSVQHLVFIIGGPYGFDETVYQRANGSMSLSDMTFSHQMVRLFFVEQLYRAFSILKGEPYHHE
- a CDS encoding DUF5606 domain-containing protein, with translation MNLRGIVAVSGRPGLFKLVGQNKGGYVLESLDAQKVKIVANITTTKLASLEDITVYGEDDDLKLLDVLANIVAAKGNVPDAKADVKELKAFFLEVAPGHDQEKVYTSDMKKIVSWYHLLKDMPLFSEEAPKEAVDHEGVKAEDKVEKKPKATPKPSNAKAPSKTAQPAKKANMTSKKGV